The following is a genomic window from Lysinibacillus sp. JNUCC-52.
TGGAACACGTTTAAATCCTAATTCATCAAAAATAACACCAGAGAATGAATCCGTGTAATAGATGCGAGATTTATCTGCCATAAAACGTACAAACGAAATTTCTTTATTCGTTTGATCACCCAGTTCTTCTTTTAATGCTTGTAATTTATCTTCGTAGGCTGTTAATACTTCTTCACCTTTAGCTTCTTGATTTACTGCTTTTGCATATAATTTAAAATTCTCTTTCCAGTCACCACGTAATGTTTCAGAAAAAATTGTTGGTGCAATCTTGCTAAGTTTCGCATAGTCTTTTTCTTGTCTTAGTTTATTACCAATGATTAAATCGGGCTTTAAAGAAGCAATTTTTTCAATATTAACTTCATGTTCAACACCAACTACTTCTACACCGTCCATTTGATCTTTAATATGGTCATACCAAGGATCACCTGACCATGATTGAACTGCACCTACAGGCTTAATACCTAGAGCTAAAAGTGCTTCTGTACCTTCATTTGTAAGTACAACAATACGTTTTGGCGTATCTTTTACATCAGTTGTCCCCATTGCATGTTCGACACTATAGGCATTGCCCTCTTTTGAACTTTCTTCCTTCTCGTTATCTTTCGAATTGCCACACGCTGCAAGAACAAAAATAGCCATAACAGCTAGCAATACTAATAACTTTTGAAATGCTTTTTGCATCTTTTTTTCCCCCATTGTATATGATAAAATTGTTTGGTGATAATGATTATCATTTTTAGTAAGAACGAATCAATAATATTGTAAGAATTTATTACTGTCAATATATTTTTAATCAAACGTTAGTGCATTCTATATAAAGAAAGAGTACGAATTTATGATATTAAAAAATAATGCTTCAAAGTCTATAGCGTTAATAGTAGGATTGCTTCTTTTACTTATTTGCATGGGAATAAGTATTGTATATGGCTATGCAAATACCTCCATACAAACGACGATTGAATCTTTTACCCAGTTTAATAATTCTAACGAGCATATTATTATCCAAAATGTTCGTATTCCTAGAGCTTTAATAGCTACATGTGTAGGGGCTTCTTTAGCTATTACAGGGGTACTTATGCAAACATTAACGAAAAATCCACTCGCATCACCAGGGATTTTAGGGATTAATACTGGAGCAGGTTTTGCCGTCGTATTTGCCATGATTTTCTTCCATATTTCGAGTTTACAATCTCTAGCATGGGTTGCATTTTTAGGTGCTACAATTGCTGCTTTAGCAGTTTATGGCATTAGTTCATCTGGACGTGACGCCGTAACACCAGTCAAAATAACGTTAGCTGGGGCCGCCATCAGTGCCCTCTTCGCTTCTTTTACACAAGGTTTACTGGCAACAAACGAAGCTGAACTTGAGCAAGTACTG
Proteins encoded in this region:
- a CDS encoding ABC transporter substrate-binding protein, whose translation is MQKAFQKLLVLLAVMAIFVLAACGNSKDNEKEESSKEGNAYSVEHAMGTTDVKDTPKRIVVLTNEGTEALLALGIKPVGAVQSWSGDPWYDHIKDQMDGVEVVGVEHEVNIEKIASLKPDLIIGNKLRQEKDYAKLSKIAPTIFSETLRGDWKENFKLYAKAVNQEAKGEEVLTAYEDKLQALKEELGDQTNKEISFVRFMADKSRIYYTDSFSGVIFDELGFKRVPAQADLFKDNAKLGKLAIDLGKEAIPQMDGDVIFYFTYMPTGDDTALATEQEWTQDPLWKNLTAVQKGNAHKVDDVIWNTAGGILAANIMLDQVKEFFVK
- a CDS encoding FecCD family ABC transporter permease, which encodes MILKNNASKSIALIVGLLLLLICMGISIVYGYANTSIQTTIESFTQFNNSNEHIIIQNVRIPRALIATCVGASLAITGVLMQTLTKNPLASPGILGINTGAGFAVVFAMIFFHISSLQSLAWVAFLGATIAALAVYGISSSGRDAVTPVKITLAGAAISALFASFTQGLLATNEAELEQVLFWLAGSVQGRKLEILISVLPYLVIGWIAALLISSKMNILALGDDIARGLGLPLGMMKLAVGIIVIFLAGGSVAIAGPIGFVGIVVPHFARKFVGTDHRWLIPMAALLGGILLLVADVAARYIIMPQEVPVGVMTAMIGTPFFIYLARKGGKK